The sequence below is a genomic window from Borreliella spielmanii.
ATTTTTTTTAAAATCACTATCACTGATTTTTGAAATACTCTCGCTGTCTGTATCTTTAACACAAGCTTGAATTTCCATAAACTTAATCCCTTTTATTTCATTAACTGGAGCAAAAAAATCTTGATATTCAAAACTAATTCCCATATCAGAATAGTTATTTGAAATAATCCTAGAATATATGTTTCTAATTTGGGAGTCTATGTTTAAGTAAAGATAGTTTTTAAGATCAAGTTTGTACTTTACTTTCATATAAACATATTTTCTTTTTCCAAGCGATATTTTATAGGATTTAAGTTGTCCAGTTGAGTTAAGCCCATCAATTTCTATGTTCCCCTCAAGTAAAGTTCCGCTAGGGGTTGTTAGATATAATGTTTCCCAAAGTTTAGCCTTAAATTCAGGGTTGTTAATATTAGTTTTACCAGTGTCTAGTAAATTTTCTTTTAGAATTAGATATATATTAGCTTTACCAGCTGAACTTTTAATGTTAGCATGTTCTACTCCATTAAGATTAAGTAAAGCCGATCGAACTGCACTGTAAGTTGTGCTTTTAGAAGAAATGTGTTCTTCAATAGCGGCCCAATAAGTACCACCCGGCGTCATTTTAGAAAAAAAGAGATTAAGCTCATTAATTATTTCTTCTTCAATTAATGCTAAAGAAGATGCAATAATATTGTAAATAGAGCTATTGCTGTCATCAATGTTAATCCCATAATTTACTCGCAAGTGTTCTCTTTTGGTCCGTACTATATCCTTAATTGTACGCTTTAGAATGCCAAAATCAGAGTCAAAAACTATACTCATAAATTAAACTCCATATTTAAAACATCACCAGAGAAAAAAAAGGATATATTCGCTTTACGGTCTTGTATTGCAATTGAAATATTGATTATATCTAAGTTAAGATCTTTAGATATTTCATGAAAATAGTTTTTTACAGCTTGAAGATTGTTAATTTTTAAAAGTTTTAAAAGCAAGAAGTAGTCTAGTCCCCAATTAGGAGCATAGCTTAGACTCC
It includes:
- a CDS encoding DUF276 domain-containing protein (DUF276 is restricted to Borreliella and related spirochetes.) yields the protein MSIVFDSDFGILKRTIKDIVRTKREHLRVNYGINIDDSNSSIYNIIASSLALIEEEIINELNLFFSKMTPGGTYWAAIEEHISSKSTTYSAVRSALLNLNGVEHANIKSSAGKANIYLILKENLLDTGKTNINNPEFKAKLWETLYLTTPSGTLLEGNIEIDGLNSTGQLKSYKISLGKRKYVYMKVKYKLDLKNYLYLNIDSQIRNIYSRIISNNYSDMGISFEYQDFFAPVNEIKGIKFMEIQACVKDTDSESISKISDSDFKKNEDISINDDTMLLFNTTDRLIIDIDT
- a CDS encoding DUF2634 domain-containing protein; protein product: MDLRIGNNFELVFNKDFSLVDGIDEQKQKLFIFLKTLRGSLSYAPNWGLDYFLLLKLLKINNLQAVKNYFHEISKDLNLDIINISIAIQDRKANISFFFSGDVLNMEFNL